A window of Streptomyces gilvosporeus contains these coding sequences:
- the dcd gene encoding dCTP deaminase: protein MLLSDKDIRAEIKAGRVCIDPYDESMVQPSSIDVRLDRYFRVFENHRYPHIDPAVEQPDLTREVVPEGDEAFILHPGEFVLASTYEVISLPDDIASRLEGKSSLGRLGLLTHSTAGFIDPGFSGHVTLELSNVATLPIKLWPGMKIGQLCMFRLTSPAEHPYGSERYGSRYQGQRGPTPSRSFKNFHRSQV, encoded by the coding sequence GTGCTTCTCTCAGACAAGGACATCCGGGCCGAGATCAAAGCTGGTCGGGTGTGCATCGACCCCTATGACGAGTCGATGGTGCAGCCGTCCAGTATCGATGTGCGCCTCGACCGCTACTTCCGGGTGTTCGAGAATCACCGCTACCCGCATATCGACCCCGCCGTCGAGCAGCCCGATCTGACCCGGGAGGTCGTTCCGGAGGGGGACGAGGCGTTCATCCTGCATCCCGGTGAGTTCGTGCTGGCCTCGACGTACGAGGTCATCAGCCTGCCGGACGACATTGCCTCCAGGCTCGAAGGCAAGAGCTCCCTGGGGCGGCTGGGGCTGCTGACGCATTCGACGGCCGGGTTCATCGACCCCGGCTTCAGCGGGCATGTGACCCTCGAGCTGAGCAACGTGGCCACGCTGCCGATCAAGCTGTGGCCGGGCATGAAGATCGGGCAGCTGTGCATGTTCCGGCTGACCTCGCCGGCCGAGCACCCGTACGGCAGTGAGCGGTACGGCTCCCGTTACCAGGGACAGCGCGGTCCGACGCCGTCCCGGTCCTTCAAGAATTTTCACCGTTCGCAGGTCTGA